Proteins encoded together in one Pseudoalteromonas xiamenensis window:
- the asnS gene encoding asparagine--tRNA ligase: protein MSHIAITELLKGTVAVDSQVTVKGWIRTRRDSKAGISFLAVHDGSCFDPIQAVVPNSLNNYEEITRLTASCSVSVTGKLVASEGAGQSFEIQAESVEVLGWVENPDTYPMAAKRHSIEYLREHAHLRPRTNVIGAVTRVRNCLAQAIHRFYHERGYVWISTPIVTASDCEGAGEMFRVSTLDMNNLPRTEKGDVDYSEDFFGKEAFLTVSGQLNGETYASAMSKIYTFGPTFRAENSNTSRHLAEFWMVEPEVAFADLNDIAKLAEDMLKYVFKAVLTERPDDMAFFAERIEPTAVTRLESFIDKDFAQVDYTDAITILQNCGKQFEFPVEWGVDLQSEHERYLAEVHFEAPVVIKNYPRDIKAFYMRQNEDGKTVAAMDVVAPGIGEIIGGSQREERLDVLDARLDEMGLNKEDYWWYRDLRRYGTVPHSGFGLGFERLVAYVTGMGNVRDVIAFPRTKGSATF from the coding sequence ATGAGTCACATAGCGATAACGGAGCTATTAAAGGGCACCGTTGCGGTTGACAGCCAAGTCACAGTTAAGGGCTGGATCCGTACACGACGCGATTCAAAAGCAGGTATTTCTTTTTTAGCCGTTCATGACGGTTCTTGTTTTGATCCTATTCAAGCTGTAGTGCCAAATTCACTCAATAATTATGAAGAAATAACTCGTTTAACAGCGAGCTGCTCTGTTTCAGTCACCGGTAAACTTGTCGCGTCTGAAGGTGCTGGTCAATCATTCGAAATCCAAGCAGAATCGGTTGAAGTGTTAGGCTGGGTTGAAAATCCAGACACATACCCAATGGCAGCTAAGCGTCATTCGATTGAATATTTACGTGAACACGCTCACCTACGCCCTCGTACGAACGTTATTGGTGCCGTTACTCGCGTACGTAACTGTCTTGCACAAGCTATTCACCGTTTCTATCACGAGCGTGGATATGTTTGGATTAGCACGCCTATCGTAACCGCAAGCGACTGTGAAGGCGCTGGTGAAATGTTTCGTGTTTCTACATTAGACATGAACAACCTACCACGCACAGAAAAAGGTGATGTAGATTACAGTGAGGATTTCTTTGGCAAAGAAGCTTTCCTAACGGTGTCAGGTCAGCTAAACGGTGAAACGTACGCAAGCGCGATGTCAAAAATCTACACTTTTGGTCCCACATTCCGTGCAGAAAACTCAAATACTTCGCGTCACCTAGCAGAATTCTGGATGGTTGAGCCAGAGGTTGCGTTTGCAGACCTAAATGATATCGCAAAACTTGCAGAAGACATGCTTAAATATGTGTTTAAAGCAGTGCTTACAGAACGTCCTGATGATATGGCTTTCTTTGCAGAGCGTATTGAGCCAACAGCGGTAACTCGTCTTGAGTCTTTCATCGATAAAGATTTTGCGCAAGTTGACTACACTGATGCCATTACGATTCTTCAAAATTGTGGTAAGCAATTTGAATTCCCTGTTGAATGGGGTGTTGATCTTCAATCTGAACACGAAAGATATTTGGCTGAAGTCCATTTTGAAGCGCCTGTAGTTATTAAAAATTACCCTCGCGATATTAAAGCGTTCTACATGCGCCAAAATGAAGATGGCAAAACGGTTGCTGCAATGGACGTGGTGGCACCAGGTATTGGTGAAATCATAGGTGGTTCACAACGTGAAGAACGTTTGGATGTGCTTGACGCTCGTTTAGACGAAATGGGCCTCAACAAAGAAGATTACTGGTGGTA